tttattggcAGATCAAAAATGAGAAATGGGTTCTGAATATTGTTAATTTCTATAGTGCCTTTTTTCACGAAGAGCTTCAATTTGCCCCCCTTTTCCTTAAACAGTTCTTAAAGGGGTTATCATGTCTTTAATAGATGAGAAGATGTCGGGGACAGAGATCAACTTGCCAAAGGTTTTCACAGTGAATTAGTGTTAGAGTTGGGCCTAGAACCCAGGTGTCCTGCCATTTGGGCAGTGTTTTCATTACTACACGAATAATCTTCCAGTCACCAAGGGCAGGTGATATTCCATTCTAGAAAGATTATGTGGGTTCTGCAGTCTTTAATTTTAGCATTTAGGGCCCCTGCATTCTTTGGGTCATTAGAGGAAATCCCCTGTTCTTTGTGTAGCCTCCTTCACTTTGAAACACAGGGGAGTGGGATTGGCAGTGACTAAAATAAACATCTATGCTGTATATTCTTCAGTGCCATGTCCCCCCGTGCATTTTTCTTGGTCTCTTTCTGGAGATCTttgtccatccttccatcctgCTTTATGTCCCTTTTTTTTGGGTGGTGGGATCCCTGGATTcccctttctcttaaaaatgtctctctcaaaagtgagacatttttttgagagagagagagggtgtaagtgagtgatgggcagagagggagaggaagggaggaagggagagagagagagaaagagagagaagcagggctcacctgatacagggctcgaactcacaaatcatgagatcgtgacctgagctgaagtcagatgcttaacgactgagccacccatggtgCCGAGGTGACATTTCAAAGCCATGTTTTACTTCtaattttgcttctctttttggTAGAAgtgtatttcttgttttcttagaTGCCTAACTTCTAGGGAAGATTCTATAAAATACAgccttttaatatatataaaatatttctgaggtCCTTTTCTGTTGCCATGTGTCCACCTGCCTTCTCTGTCCCAGGCTCATGAAGAATATGTGTGAGGGCCTCTCCCTTTGCAAAAAGGCCGTGGTATCTAGAAGCCTGAGTCAAGTATAATCCTGACTTTTACAAGGATATGTTAAAATGAGGATATGAGTCAAGctaaggaaagggaaagataatCAGAATCTTGTCCTAGGAGTTGGGGAGAGGTCAGTGGGATCTGATTAGCTTTGTGTGACTAGAAGTTAAGCCATGGTTCAGGAATCTTAAGTTTTCAATTTGAGGCAAGATGATGGAGAGCAGAATGTAGAAGTGACCAAAAGACCTGGagtatttggaaaaagaaatatatcctaTTGCTTGTTGTGAAAATTGCTGTCCCACCAACTCTGGGTCTTTAGAGATGTTCAAAAGGACTCTTGGTATGAAATGCTTTTATAGTTGTCTTAGGAGCAATcaacattttctgtttgtttttgtatttttgttgttgcagGTTAAAGCTGAGCCAGCCAAAATAGAAGCCTTCCGAGCTTCACTTTCCAAGCTAGGAGATGTCTATGTCAATGATGCTTTTGGCACTGCTCACCGAGCCCACAGGTACTAAGAGTCTTGTTTGATGTTGAACTGGCAACAGTAATCTTCTCTTTACTGGAATAGCCTAAGTTCTGGGTTGTTTTTGGAGATTTCTGTGAGTGATGTATTATATAGAACATGATCCTTTCAGCCTCTAATTGGAGCTTCCAATTAGagtgtggttctttttttaaaaatttttaaatgtttatttaattttgagagagagagaaagagagacagcacaagtaggggatgggcagagagagacggagacacagaatctgaaacaggctctgggctctgaactagcagcacagagcccgaagctgggcttgaactcacaaactgtgagatcatgacctgagccgaattcagatacccaactgactgagctacacaggtgcccctagactgtGGTCCTTGTTGAATATCCTTGGTTCTTATTTTATtgaggaaataaaactgaaacatgTTGAGAATTATGGAGCTTTTTGTCAAGCTTTAGGAAGAGGTTGCTCTTAGGATATTTCAGGTAGAGTCCTCCCTGTGTTAAAATTGTAAGATCACAGTcttttaaagttgtttatttatttatttttgagagggtgagcacaagtgggggaggggcagagagagagagagggagatacagaatccgaagcaggctccaggctctgagctgtcaacgcagagcctggcttgaacccatgaactatgagatcatgagctgagccgaagttgaacgcttaaccgactgagccacccaagtgcccctataagATGAGGGTCCTATGCTGTTATTAGGAAGCAATTGAAGAATTTTCTCCTGTTGTCACCAATTGGCTGATTTGCTTATTATGGTTAAACCCTTGACTTGAAGACTATTAATTGGGTATCTTAAATTCTACTTAAGGTCATTGCTTTTTACTTGCTCCCTTTGGCGCTGCTCTATTAATCAAAAACCTTATGTGTTTTTATTGCAGTTTAAGGTTGAAAACTGTGAATGTATTTCAACGATAAGGAGATGGCCTCTAGAATTGGGAGAATTGGTAAGGGATTGACCAAAATTTAAAtatctctgttcttttctagctCCATGGTGGGAGTCAATCTGCCACAGAAGGCTGGAGGTTTCTTGATGAAGAAGGAGCTGAACTACTTTGCCAAGGCCTTGGAGAGCCCAGAGCGACCCTTCCTGGCCATTCTGGGCGGGTATCAAGAACCTTTCTGAGATCATGTTTTAAATAGTATATTTGCCTGATAGTAGGCCATGACTTGGGTGGTTTTTTGTCAGAAAGCACAATCAAAGTGGGTAACTGAGGAGAATTTAATAAAGGAACTATCTATCTACCACGGTATAGGTAGGGTTCAGGGAAACCCCAAAAGGACAGTATAGTAATCTGGGGCTAGAAACAGCTATCACAGTCCCTAGGCCTGAAGGGACAAAGAAAAGAAGTGGTTATCAGAATCCAGAGAGGGTAGTTGTGTAGAGAGGGCCCTCTGATGGAAACTGTAGCCTTGGTCAGGGGACATTGGGATAGCCAGGGAAATAAATACTCTCATCTCCCTTCAGTCTTCTGATGTTTCCTCTCCCACTTCCAGTTGGCTGCAATCCAACTGGAAGCCAGAGAGCCCCTTGATGCAGTCCATGCAGGTCAGCCTCCTGGGACAAAACAGGGCCCAGAAGGAGAGCAAGTGGTTTTGGAGGGAAGAATGGGAAAAATTTACCATAGTTGCTCATCTTACTATTTTTGAAGCCTTTGAGCCTTTCACATACATATAGTATGGCAAGAATAACCATGAAAATCTCCtcatatgtatttaatttatccTTTGGAACTCATTTCCCCTAATTATATaccttttcatattttccccTATGGGGAAAGGTACCACATAGATAATGCTATTCTAATGGCTTAGTTAGAAGTAGAAATTTCAGAATTGCAAAGGTTAAGAGGCTAGGAAGATAGATTTTAGATGATAGAGTGGGCACAGGGAACTAGTGTACTGCTTGGATAAGATAACTTCCTGTCACTTGGCATGGCTATCTAGGTAGCACCCTTGTTATGGCTGGATGCCACTGACCCTTCTGtgagcatgttttcttttttccatgggaTTGAACACACTCAGCATTTTCCTATGAAAGCTGACTCTGGAGTTCGGTGTCAATTTCAGGTAGCATAGTTGCTCTTCAGGCTTCATGAGCCCAGTTTCAGGGTCCTAAAAATAATTCAGGTGGGTACAGGTTGTCATCTGTGTCCTAGAAGTATTGCCCCTCTTGTGCACTGAGTTATAAAGGTCACACTCTTATCTTTGCTGCTCTATAGATTAGGATTTGAGCTGCTTTTCTTCATCCTTCTGTAGTCCTGTAATATGGGAATGAGTGCCACCTAGTTGTTATGATTAGGTTTTAGGCTGACCCTGAAATCGCTGTTTTGGGGAAAGTTGATGTGGAGGGTCTTTTTTTGCCACCTTCCTTCCAGTGTAGTCTTAGACTATTCGCAGTTTGGgggaaattttacattttatttaaaaaacattgtggAAGCACCAAACATGTACAGAAGTTGAGAGAACAGTATAATCAGCCCCCAGGTACCTAATACCTTGCTTCAACAATTACTGACATTTTTGTCAGGAGTACAGCATTTTCAAGCAAATCTTAgacatataatttcacttaataGCTCAGTATATCTCATAACTGATCAGGAGATTTCTTTTCCAGTAATCACCATGTTATACTTAATACAATTTAACAGTTTTCTTACTGTCATCTAATATCAAGTTTGTATTCAGAAGTTCTTTGTCATctcaaaaattatctttttacaGTTGGTTTGGTTGAATAAGGATCCAGATGAAGTCCATGCCTTGAGTTTGGTTGTTAGGCATATTTTATTCTGTAGTAGTATccttttccttattgttttcatTCCATTGATTTGTTGAAGAAGCTGGGCACTTGAGCTGTAGCATTATCCATCCCACATTCTTCAGAAGAGATTgagtctctttccttttctccctcttatttattttctctctcttgtgctCTTGCTCTGTGTGTGGGGATAGTAGTTAATCCATGTTTAACCCTTGGTGGTGACCAATCTTTACAAGGGAGATAAACAGTTTCTTGCCATTCAGTACCCCATGTCACTGTTGTTTTGAACCTCCCTCTCACAAATCATAGCATAGGGCCTTTCACAGGGTAGACATCATCTTGTTTATTGAATGAAGAGGGAAACAGGCCCAAGGGGATCTCTTGTTTGTTTCAAtggaatttatatatataggAGTGtttatgtttaggttttttttctctctcagggaGCTGAAAGGTATGTctgtatttattgtcttttttacttATACTAGAAGCTCTGAAGGTGTAGAGGTCTTTGGTTTTTGCCCACTGATATTTCTCAAAGACCTAGAACACTGTTTGGCACAGAGAAGGTGCTTGACAGATGTGTTAAGTGGTCCAGTGGAATCATAAATGCCATAAACCACATGTCCCAGCAACTGAACATAGATCTAAGAGTGTGGATACCTGTTTTTGCTTGGTATATAGTTGTTTGGGATATGATCTGATCCCTTCTGTAGGGTTGGGACAGTTTTGAGTGGGCTCAGGGATCCCACAGTTAGCAGTCTTGCTGAAGTATAATTAGCTGTCTTGACTTCTGGTTTTTGTGGAGAGAAGGCAAACTAGACCTGTTTGGGTCTCATGGTTTCTTTAGACAgtaggtctttttcttttttcttttttcttttcttttcttttcttttcttttcttttcttttcttttcttttcttttcttttcttttcttttcttttcttttcttttcttttctcttttcgtTCTgccagagtgtgaatgggggaggggcagagggatagagaagcttaagcagggtTCATACCCAGGCccagcataaagcctgatgtggggctcgatcccaagactgagatcatgaactgagccaaactcaactgtcagatgctcaaccgactgagctacccaggcaccccaatagtagGTATTCTAAGTCCTTTATGTTGTAGAAGTTTTCTTAGAAATAGATTGGCCTTTTGGGTTGAAGAAACATAGGGCAAAGTTAGCCaatactctttttcttcttccaagtttttatttaaattccagttagttaacatacactgtaatattagtttcaagtgtagaatttagtgattcatcacttatatagaACACCTAGagctcatcacaggtgccctccttaatacccatcacccatataACCCATTCTCCCCACATAcctcccccctccagcaaccctcagtttcttctctgtagttaagagtctgttttttggtttgcctctcttttttcttcccccatattcatctgttttgtttcttaaattccacacgagtgaaaccgtatggtatttgtctttctctgacttacttattttgcttagcatgatactttctagttccatccacatcattacaaatggcaagatttcatttttttatggctgagtaatattccattgtatgtatataccacatctttatccattcatcagtccatggacgttgggctctttccttaatttggctattgttgataatgctgctataaacatcggggtgaatggatcccttcaaattagtacttttgtattctttgggtaaatacctagtagtgcaattgctgctgggttgtagggtagttctatttttaactttttgaggaacctccatactattttccagagtagttAGCCAATAATTTTGTCACTTGGAGGACATTTCCTTGTTCCTATGCCTTGGTATAAAAACTCAGGCACTATTTAATATCACTTCCTTAGTCCATCTGTTCTTTTGGTGATGTTCTTGCTTTCCCTTCTAGAGCTAAAGTTGCAGACAAGATCCAGCTGATCAATAATATGCTGGACAAAGTCAATGAGATGATTATTGGTGGTGGAATGGCTTTTACCTTCCTTAAGGTGCTCAACAACATGGAGGTAGGAAACCAATGCTAAGTGGATGTGAAATCGCTCTCCGTGAGAAATAGCAggttatgtaaatttaaaaagcaaaccagCTTCTGACATGAGCCCTAAcaaaacttccatttttatttattttgaaagttgtttttcttttgtcctggAATTGTTTCTTTATATTGTATTGTATCTTATTCCTATGCTTTGTAAGGTAATCATGTTCTTAGTGTAGAGGCTGATCTTCATCTTGGCTTTTGTGTATAGATCGGCACTTCTCTGTTTGATGAAGAGGGAGCCAAGATCGTCAAAGATCTGATGTCCAAAGCTGAGAAGAATGGTGTGAAAATTACTTTGCCTGTTGACTTTGTCACTGCTGAAAAGTTTGATGAGAATGCCAAGACTGGGCAAGCCACTGTGGCCTCTGGCATACCTGCTGGCTGGATGGTGAGTCACTTGGGTGGTTGGTAATATGAGTgaacaaaaacattttgatttcattcattcattcattcatacaatcACTCActtcttcactcattcattcaaccgactagcaaacattttaaaagaagctcTACAGGAAATCTCTGTCAGAGAGGGCTCCAAGTGTAGCAGTGAGACCCTCCTCAAGAGAGAATCCATGGGGGAAAAAGCAATGGTATGATTGCTGCTGTCTTCATCAGTAATGTGGGGGCAAAAccatgttttgtttgcttgtttatttaagGTTTATTAAGTACTTGACTATGTGCTGGGGATGGTGCTATGTACTATCATGATTTGGACTGTTCTGGATTATGTTGTTACCTAGAAACCTATATAAAAATCTTATATGAAAACATTAAGATAGAGTTATACTgattataaagaggaaaaaaggtgtGTGTACATTAAAGACTAAATAGTTGATTGTAGTGTTCTGTACAtatcattttttagagagagtgtgaacaggggagaggggcagagggagagaaaaagaatcttttatttatttatttatttatttatttattttttcaacgtttatttattttttgggacagagagagacagagtatgaacgggggaggggcagagagagagggagacacagaatcggaaacaggctccaggctccgagccatcaccccagagcccgacgcggggctcgaactcccagaccgcgagatcgtgacctggctgaagtcggatgcttaaccgactgcgccacccaggcgccccagagaaaaagagaatcttaagcaggctccacacttagcccATGGCTggatttggggcttgatcccataacccggGGATTATAActgctgagccaaaatcaagagttggatgctcaaccaactgagccacccaggcactcctccacatattatcattttaatagctGTATAAAATCATATGTTGACAAACTAGTTTGCttactcattttccttttgttaagCATGtggatattatttatttcattgtttctcaaagtgtggttccaaGAATAGCAGCATCAGCAACATTttggaacttgttaaaaaaaaaaaatgcaagtttcaGAGCCCTACCCCCgatttactgaatcagaaattctgggagtTGGGACCAGCAATTTTTGCTGGAACAAGCCCTCCTTGTGATTCCAATGCatgccaaagtttgagaaccattgaatCTAGATCAgtatttctcaaccttggcactattgacatctCAGGTAGTTTTCGTTGTGGGAGCTGTCCTGCACATTGCAGGATGTTGAGCAGCATCCCTGACTTTTGCTCGCTAGATGTCAGTAGAATCTCCCCCTTCTtcccaagttgtgacaaccaaatgTCTTCATACATTGCTACATGGCCCCTGGGGGTGGGCAGAATTGACCCTGGTTGAAAACTACTGATTTAGTTCTTCATAGTCATAAATGGTGTggttaagaatgtttttttttttttaaatcaaataaccTGAGGTTTTCCCTTCCATTTGATCTTCCATAAAGGGCACGAGCAGGTTTATCATTTTAAAGACTGAAGGGTATCTTTTGGTTCTACAAGAAACTCTAGTGTTCTGCCTTGAGTTCAGGTCTTGTTGGAGGTGGTATTTACTTCTGTAAGTAGCTTTTCTTGGTAACTCATCTTTAATTCTGCCTCCTAGGGCTTGGATTGTGGTCCTGAGAGCAGCAAGAAGTATGCTGAGGCAGTCGCTCGGGCTAAGCAGATTGTGTGGAATGGCCCTGTGGGCGTATTTGAATGGGAAGCTTTTGCCCAAGGAACCAAAGCCCTCATGGATGAGGTGGTGAAAGCCACTTCCAGGGGCTGCATCACCATCATAGGTACAGGATCCTCTATAAAGTTAATGCCAGTGTGATCTGACTGAATTCTGATCAGCAGGAAGTAGAAGGGAAATGATTAAGTTTTAGTGAGCTTCTTGCTGCCAGTTGAATCTTGAGAGCTGAATGGGTGTGTATAATCCATGGAAGAACATCTTAATGAGATGGAGTTGGGGGTTCGTCAGCTACCTTTTGGGCTTACGAGCATACTGCCTTATAGTTTGGTgccaatactttttattttttttcttttcttttaacttggCTTTCATTCAACAGGTGGTGGAGACACTGCCACTTGCTGTGCCAAATGGAACACAGAGGATAAAGTCAGCCATGTGAGCACTGGGGGTGGTGCCAGTTTAGAGCTCCTGGAAGGTGAGATTCTTCTGTTCCTAGGCTTGtttgggggaaggtggggggttATGTGGTGAGAAGTGGGTAAAATGGAGTGGAGCTAGTAGGTAGTGTTGTCATTACTGTTCATTATTAGCTGGACAGTACAAATGGAGGAACTTCAAATAAGGCTCCTAGCATCCATTTtgggttgggaggggcagagaggaagacttATTCCAGAGAGGTTACACTCTAGTAGACCTGGGATCCAAAATGTAAAAGTTAACCAACTCTTGGTCATAGATCTATCCTAAGGAAGAGCAGACATGTTATTGGGACATGTTGGGAAGATAGGAGGCATATCTGGATTCATGGTCCTATAGTAAtgctgtctgtgtgtgtgtgctttctcaaAAACAGGTAAAATCCTTCCTGGGGTGGATGCTCTCAGCAGTGTTTAGTACTTTCCTGCCTTTTGGTTCCTGTACACAGCCCCTAAGTCAACTTAGCACTTGTTGCATCTCTACTTGGCATTAGCTAAAATCTTCCCCCATGTCAAGATTCAGCTAGTGGCTAAGAGATGTAACGCCAGGAACCCTTAAAACAGTTGCACGGCATCTCAGCTCTTCTTTACTGCACCCTGGATTTGCCTACATTCTTCAAGATACCATTTGAATTTCTTAGTGACTAAACCATTGTGCATTCTAgattgcatatatttatattttgcctgttaaaagaaaatgagctgTGTTAGCTTCTCTTTTTGAAGTAGCTTATTCTGATTAGCTTTGTCATTGTTTCACTGCTCAGAACGGAAATAAGATGATATTCTAATGGTAGGTAGGGAGACAAAGTTGGTGAtctactcaataaataataaaagtatccATTGAAATgggataatttttttcctgtcataCTTTGTTAGGTTGAGAACAGAATCTTGAGGGAG
This region of Felis catus isolate Fca126 chromosome X, F.catus_Fca126_mat1.0, whole genome shotgun sequence genomic DNA includes:
- the PGK1 gene encoding phosphoglycerate kinase 1, with the protein product MSLSNKLTLDKLNVKAKRVIMRVDFNVPMKNNQITNNQRIKAAIPSIKFCLDNGAKSVVLMSHLGRPDGVPMPDKYSLEPVAVELKSLLGKDVLFLKDCVGPEVEKACADPAAGSVILLENLRFHVEEEGKGKDASGNKVKAEPAKIEAFRASLSKLGDVYVNDAFGTAHRAHSSMVGVNLPQKAGGFLMKKELNYFAKALESPERPFLAILGGAKVADKIQLINNMLDKVNEMIIGGGMAFTFLKVLNNMEIGTSLFDEEGAKIVKDLMSKAEKNGVKITLPVDFVTAEKFDENAKTGQATVASGIPAGWMGLDCGPESSKKYAEAVARAKQIVWNGPVGVFEWEAFAQGTKALMDEVVKATSRGCITIIGGGDTATCCAKWNTEDKVSHVSTGGGASLELLEGKILPGVDALSSV